The sequence CTAGAGTTTCTAGAATTCTCTACAGTTTCTACAAAATTAGATGGTCTCTTTCTCTTGGATCCGACTGTAAGTAAGCTTTCAGATCTATCTGCCTTCCTTTTTGTTTCAACTTCTCTTTCAGCTGCTTCAAAATCAATTTCTTCTGAATCAAGTCTACGCCTCTTGAATCCGACTATAGGTAAGCTTTTAGATCTATATCCACTTCTTTTAGCTTCAACCTCCTTTTCATCTGCTTCAAAATTAATTTCTGCTGAATCAAGTCTACGCCTCTCGGATCCAACTGTAGCTAAGCTTTCAGATTTATATTCACTTCTTTTAGCTTCAACTCCCCTTTCAGCTGCCTCAAATTCTTTTATTTTTTCGGGATGCAACTCACGGTATATTTCTTTAGCTGTATAAGGCTCGGTAATCACCTCTTCACCATCTTCATATCCTACTACCCTATATGATTTTAAATTAGGATTAGCACCAAGTTCAAGCAATAGCTTATAAGTACTTACCTTACCTGCCCATGCAGCAGTGTGTATAACTGTACAACCATCTTCTTTTCTTCTCGCGTTAACATTAGCACCATGTTTTATAAAAAGAGGAATCAATTCTATATCATGGGGAGTTGAAATCGATTCATACAGCGGAGTTTTTCCTTCCCTGTTAGTTAAATTAACATCTGCTCCTTTTGCTAACAGTAACTTTGCTATCTCTGTGTAGCCACTATCTGCTGCTGTATGTAAAGGAGTATTGCCATGGTAATCCTGGATATTAACATTGATACCGGGCTGGCTTAGCAAGAACTTTACAATATCATCTCTTTTTATAGAAACTGCACTATGCAACACTCCCCATTCTCCAACTCCGGTAGCATTAATATCAGCACCTTTCGCAAGAGCTTCTTTTATTTCATTAAGGCGCCCTAATTCGGCACCCCTTAACACAATCTCATCCCAATAATCATTATTTCTCATTCTTTTACCTTTACACATTAATTTTATTTATATTGAAAAAAAGCTTAGTATAAATTAATTTTTAAATCAATATTAGATTAATCAAAATAATTAAAACAGCAAGTTAATGGCTTCTTCCCCTAAAGCCTGTTTCTTTTGATCGATCCCGCCATTGTTGATTTGTTTTTTTTCTTCGCTTTCTTCATTATCTTCCGTCTTTTCTTTACCTTTATTTTTTTTAGCGGGAATAACAGTGGTATCTCTGCTAAATGATGCTTCTTCTTCCTCTTCCGTATCCTTTCTTTTTTTTCCTTGCCC comes from Candidatus Jidaibacter acanthamoeba and encodes:
- a CDS encoding ankyrin repeat domain-containing protein yields the protein MRNNDYWDEIVLRGAELGRLNEIKEALAKGADINATGVGEWGVLHSAVSIKRDDIVKFLLSQPGINVNIQDYHGNTPLHTAADSGYTEIAKLLLAKGADVNLTNREGKTPLYESISTPHDIELIPLFIKHGANVNARRKEDGCTVIHTAAWAGKVSTYKLLLELGANPNLKSYRVVGYEDGEEVITEPYTAKEIYRELHPEKIKEFEAAERGVEAKRSEYKSESLATVGSERRRLDSAEINFEADEKEVEAKRSGYRSKSLPIVGFKRRRLDSEEIDFEAAEREVETKRKADRSESLLTVGSKRKRPSNFVETVENSRNSRVEKGADDSSPEKLSINSQRGIGERWVASEVERRKLNREFGTPADKREDQKPVVRGF